Sequence from the Clostridium saccharobutylicum DSM 13864 genome:
CTGCAAATCATCTCCAACTTTATCTTCAATCAAATCTATAAGCATTTCATTATCTAACTTCTCTACATTCTCTTTAACAAGCTTTCCTATTTTCTGATGATTATTATTAATGCAATCTGATACCTGACCTTGAACATATAGTTCTAACTTAGTAATAAGCACAGGGTCTTTTAAAATATTATCTATCAAATTATCTAATAATGGTAATATTGTTTCTTCTATATAACTTCCATTATCAATATAGTCTAATAATAAACTCTGAACTTTATTTACAATTTTATTTATGTAGTCATATAAATAATCACTGCTAATTAGATTTTCTTTATACTCATCTATCTTTTGCATGATATTTTCGTTATTACTGATCTTATCTATATTCTCACGTATCCATTCAATAATCATCACTCTATTAGAATTGTCTACATCTTTTAATTCATTTATAATTAAAATGATAAATTCTTTAATTATACTTCCCACTTTTTCTTCACCAGCAACACTTAAACCTTTTTTTAACATATGCTCAAGTATTCCATCCGCTTTGAAATTTTTTATAGCTGTAAATGCTGCCTTTGAAATTTTATTCTCTATATCTTCTCTATTTACTACTTCTTCAAGTTTATTTAGCAAAAAATCAAGAATTTTATCTTCATAATTATGCTTTAAATATAAATTAGTTAATACATGTGTAACTTTTCTAGATTCCAATCCATTTAAATACCTAATTATTGTCTTATGTATATATTCAGAAATTTCATTTGTTGAAAAGGAATATATAACACTCTTAGTTATGTAATTTATTCCTGATTGAACTTCATTAGAATACATTTTATCTTTACATAATTCCAAAAATTTTTTTACAACATTTAATTCATGAATTTTATTTATAATACTTGATTTATTAAGCAAATTATTTTCAACCATTGAAACTAATGATGCAGTTATTCTATCACGATTGTTTGGCAGTAATGCTGTATGAGGTATTGAAATACCAAATGGATAACGAAAAAGTGCATACACTGCAAACCAATCTGCAAGGCCACCAACTAGTCCTGCTTCAAATCCACTTTGCAAAAGCATTATCATTATACTATTCCTTGAAAATAACGTGTACATATATCCAATTAACATAATAACTAATGATATTAAAGCTTTATGATTTGTTTTTATTTTCATTTTATCCCTCCTTTGTAGTGAGTATATTATATGTAATTTAGTTTTTATTTATAAATTTTAGTAAATTGGTTACACTTAATACTAAAATAATTATAAAAATAGTGAATTGTAAATATGAAATAAAGTATGATGTATATTTACATGTATTATTTGGAATAAATAATCTTATGAGTTAACTTTTTATAGTTAGTTTTTTATCGATAATTTTATTATTTAAGATAATATAAAACAATGTAAACATGGAGGTATTATTAATGGAAAACATAGAACAAATGAGTCAAGAAATAAATGAATTGAAACAAAAATATGATTCTATAATACAAAAATTAGATACTATTGAAAAAGAAAATCAAAATAAAGAAGTTTATATTAAACAAACTCAAAATAATTTTGAAACTATAAATAATACAATGAAAGAACTTATGGAAAAAATCAATTCAATGGTTGAAGATAAAGAAGCAAATAAGATGTTTAATAATTCTAATAAAAGTGACTTTTCCTTTAAGGATAGAATTGCATCTCCTATGAAAAAGTTTACTATTAAAACTATAGGTACAGTCTTTACTATGGCTGATTATGCTTCTGAAAAAATGTCTTATGCAAAAGAAAGCCTAGAAGATATTGTTGCTGAAGCTCAATATGAAAGTAAGAAAAAAAGAGCTACTGTAATGTCAAACAGTCACTCCTAAAACATTGGAATTATAAATAAAATAATCTGCTTCGCATACTTGAACTTCACTTACTTCAAAAAGTTATGCACAGATTTGACTGCATTATAATTTTCTATATATAAACAAAATCCTCTTCCGAGAAACTATTTTTAAAAAATGTTATCACGGAAGCTTTTAGCTTTATAAATAAGCTATAGCTTCCGTGTTATTTTTCAGCATAAAATCTTATATGATACCAAGGAGGAAATCATCATTATGAAGGAAAAAGAGACTTTAGTGACACTTGAAACAAAATTATCAGATATAGAAATAAGAGTTAATGAAGCTATATCTTTTGGTTTAGAAAGTATAAAATCTAATCCTTCCTTTGAAAAAGATATCATTAAAATGTTTATGAATACATCTGCTCAAATAAATACTTACTTTTTTAATGAAACAGAAAAAACTGGTACTGAACATGTAGGCAAAAGTGTAATGAAATATGCTATGTTTAAAAAACTTTGATTATATATATTGCAAAATGATTTATTCATGGATTTAGTGAGATAGTACTTAGTTTTAATATAGATTTCAACTTTCAATATATATAATAAATAACTTAATGAATAAATTACACTTTACTGGAAATAATTCAAAAATATATTCGTATTTTAGATGGAGGTATTTTTAAATGAAATTAAATAAAAAAACTTTGTTTCTTGGAGTAATTTTTGGATCAATCGGAACTTCATTATATAGCTCTATAAAAAATTATAGAAAAAAGGCTGAATCTATTAATGAATCAAATTATCCTTATAATATGATAGATATTAATAATGATGAAGATGATAGTGTAATGACTTCAGTACAACAATTAAAAAAACAAACAAATACACTAGAAGATAAATTAAATAAATTTAAGACGCAATTTTAAAAATAATATTTTGCTTAAATCACCTGAACAATATATTTAATTGTAAGATATTATTTTTTCTATGTACGTAATTTTATTATTAAAGAGGTGATTTATATTGGAGTGTTTAAGTAATTTGCCAGGAAGAGTCAGATTTAAATCATTAGATATATACTACAATACAGATTTTTCGGAATACATAGAAAAATACACAAACAGTCTCTACGGAGTAAAATATACAAAAGTAACCAAAAATACTGGATCAATATTAATTTTATACGATATACATAAAACTACCTTACAAATACTTAAAGAAAATATAGAAAATGCTCTTTCATGTCCCTTAGCTAAAGATGATGCTAGATTAAAAAATTTTGATGAATATTTTCATTCCATGAAAAACAGAAAAGCAGCAAAAATAAAATTCCTATTTTGGTCTACATTTTACCTTGTACTTAAAATTAAAAGTTCTATTTATGGGAAATTTTCAGCAAGTAGAAATTTAAATGTACTAAAAGTTGCTTCTTTAGTAACTATTATTGGAGGATATCCTCTATTAAAAAAACTATATAAAAAACTTGCTAAAAGTATACCAACAGATGAAGATATTTTATTAGAACTCACTGCTTTATCTTTTACAATTTTGAGAGAAAGCTCTAGAGGCGTTTTGGTTCTTATGTTTAAAGCTTTAAATGATTATATTAAATTTTCATCTGAAGTTGAAAGCAGAAAAGCCTTGTTAGATTCTTCTGGATACAATTATAGGATGGCTTGGGTCAAATCAAACAATGATAATAATATTTTAATTTCATTGGATTCATTAAAAATCGGAGATTATATTTATGTTTATAAGGGCGAAGTTGTACCTGCCGAAGGAATTATAGAAGACGGTAATGCTTTAATAAATACTTTATATTTCACTGGACAATCAACAATTTTCCATTCTAAAAAGGGTCTTAAAATTTATGAAGGCACTGCAATAATTTCTGGTTATTTAAAAATTAAAATTACTACACTACCACAGTTAACAGAAAAAGTTGATATTTCACCTGAAAAACTTTATATTCACAATAGAACTAAAGGATTTCAAGATAAAATGACTCCTGTTGCATTAATAGCTTCTAGCCTAAGTTCAATATTTACAAACACTATATTAAGCGCATTTTCTACATTACTTGCATTGAGCCCTAAAGCTAGTTCTGTAGCATTAAATTCAGGAATTAAAAATTATATATCATTATTAAATAAGAATCATATTTATCTTAGAAATCCAAATACTTTTGAAAATATATTAAATGTAAATAAAATTATGTTTGATAAAACTGGAACTTTAACATATGGTAAGATGAAGATTATATCTATAGATTCATTTGATGATAATTATTCAGAAATGGAACTTCTTAAAATATGTGCTACTTGTGAATATGAGAACTTTCACCCTATTTCTGTAACTTTAAAAGATGCATGTAAAAATATTGATATTAACAAAATTGATAGTTCTGTACTTATACCATCTGAAGGTGTTAAAGCAAATTACAATAGCAATGAAGTTTTAATTGGAAATAAAAAGTTGATGGAGAACAATAACATAGATCTTTCAAAAGGAAATGAACAATATATAAATTACCAAAACAAATTTTTAATACCTATATTCATAGCTATAAACCAAAAACTTGTAGGTATTATAGTTTTGGATGATATTTTAAGAAATGACTCTAAAGATTTAATTAATAGATTAAAATATAATAATATAAATGATTTATCCATAATAACAGGTGATTCCAATGTTAAAGCGAAACAAATAGGTAATCAATTAGGTATAACTAAAATATATAGTAATGTAAATTACTTTGAAAAAGCTGACATAGTTAAACATAAAAGTACTCACAATACAGTTATGATGATTGGTGATGGCATTAATGATGTTTTAGCTATGAAAGCTGCAGATATTAGTATAAGTTTTGCTAATAGTTCTTGCAACAAAGTAAAACTGCATTCTGATTGTATTATATACGATAATGATTTAACAAAAATCGCAGATTTAATATCTTTGTCTCAGAAATCTTATAGTGCTATTACTCGAACTATTTTGTTTTCAAATTTGTATAATGTAGTTCTTGGTTTAATTGCTTTTTGTGGAAACCTCAATGTATTTACAGCAAAATCTCTAAATACACTGAACTCATTATTAGTATTATTACTTAACCAAAGAATTAGATATATAAAACCAAGCAAAATAGATGACAGATTCTACTTAAAACAAAATGATAATCCTATAAAACTGCTAAATTAAATACGTTTGATTTATGGATATCTTGAAGTTTGAAGTTATGTGATGACTAACCGAAAGGAATGGTGCTCTGTTGTTTCGGTTACTAGAGAAAATGTCTGTGGATTTCTAACAGCAAAAGTTGTTCCATTCCAGCATGCTCCTTAAACAAGTTAATGACATGCAAGAATGGAACAACTTTTGCCAAAAAAATCCTACAGTCCTTTTCTCCATGTAACACTTCACAAAAGAGCACCATTTCTTTCTAGTTCAGAATATATTTCAATGCATAAATTTAGTTAGTAATGAGCCTGCTGAGAAAGTCCTTATATTTTTTATAAATAGTTTAGACAAACAAATCAGGTGACAGGGGACAGTAGATAGTTTTGTGTAAAAAACAAAACTATCTACTGTTTTTTTACATAATCAGTTGGTAGTTTTGGAATAATATACATAAAGAATAAAGGAGGAATATGTATGTCAAAACCAATTGATGATGACTTTGATTACAAAGCTGAGGTAAAGAAATGTAAGACTATCGATGATGTCATGGGTAAAAATGGTTTAATTCAAAGATTAGTTAAAGATGTGTTAGAAAATATTTTAGAAGGTGAAATGGAAGAACACCTTGGAAGAAATAAATATCAAAGAGCAGAAACTAATGATTCTACAAAAAAGAATTATCGAAATGGATATAGTACCAAAAATCTTAGAAGTTCCTTCGGTGACGTCGATTTAGACGTACCAAGAGATAGGAATGCTGAATTTGAGCCACAAATTATAAAGAAATACGAAACTGTGTGTACAGAATTAGATAAAAAGGTGATTTCTCTTTACGCAAAAGGAATGACCACAAGTGATATTCAAGCAGAAATAGAGGACTTATATGGAATAACAATATCACCTTCTATGGTATCTAGAATTACAGATAAAGTTATGGAAAGTGCTGTTGAGTGGCAAAATAGATCACTAGATAAAGTTTATCCAATAGTGTATTTGGATGCTATGTATTTCAAGGTGCGAAGCAATGGAAAGATTATGAATAAAGCTGTTTATATATGCTTAGGATACAACATGCAAGGATACAAAGAAATTTTAGGAAGTTGGGTAGATGAAGCTGAGGGTGCTAAGTTTTGGTTAAAGATATGCACTGATCTTAAAAATAGAGGCGTACGAGAAATCCTTATAGCATGTATGGACGGATTAAAGGGGTTACCAGAAGCCATTAAAACTGTATTTCCATCAGTTAACATTCAAACATGTATTGTTCACCAAATAAGAAACTCAGTTAAGTATATAGCATCAAAAGATAAGAAAGAATTTATTAAAGATTTAAAATGTGTTTATAAGGCTTCAACTGAGGAACTTGCGCTAGCGCAGCTCGATAATTTAAAGGATAAGTGGGGAGATAAATATGCTATTGTAATAGATTCGTGGTATAACAATTGGAGTCACCTATCAACATTCTTCACTTTCTCTCCTGAAATAAGAAAAATGATATATACAACTAATACGCTTGAAGGATTTAACAGACAAATACGTAAGTATACTAAATCAAGAACTGTATTTCCAACCGATGAATCTTTAAGTAAATGTGTTTATCTAGCTACTATGGAAATTATAGAAAAGTGGACTCAACCAACACCAAATTGGGGTCGTACTTTAGCAGAATTATCAATAGTATTTGAAGAACAATTAAATGATGAATTAGCTTAATAGCTTGTACTTTTTGCTAAACTTTATGTATAATATCTGATTTTTCACTAATACTATAAATGGATATAAAACATATTTTTAGCATTTACTAAAAATAAAAAAATATTACTGGACCATAAAATTTCCAGTAATATTTAAATAACAAATATACTAATAACACAAAATTATCTAGAGTCCCGGTGACAGTAATACTTCTAATAGTCTTGTAACAATTTCTTATACATAAATGACCTTCAAAAATATACATATATACCTATTCAGCCGTATTTTTCAGTTACCTCATTAGTAATTTATTTATCGACATATTTCAATTTTATGTAATCACTGGATAAACAAACTTATAACAGTCTTCTCTTCATATTCTTTTAACTTTCAAACTGTTTGTAAAAAAGTATTTTTTCTAAAGTACTTATATATTTATATCTTAAGATATTTTCTACACTAGAAAGAATACAGCTTCTTTCGGTTGATTACCACATAACTTGTTATCTAGTTAATTGCGTAAATATTTATTAATGTTTTCTGTATTTATATCATAAAATTCTTTATAGTTAGAATCTGCATTTTGAAATTTCTTAGTAAATTCTTTGTATTCTGCTTGAGATACGCTAGCATCATTTATTTTACCTTCTAATTCTTTTCCAGTTCCAGCATTATCTGCCCATTTATATACTTGTACACATTGATCATTATCTAATTTATATGCTGTTCCCCAGCCATATCCCATCTGTTCTCCATTTATTAAAAATACTTTCTCATCACTTAAATATCCAGCAAATCCTCCATGACTTGTATTTATTTTTTGGACATTTACATTATTATTGTTATTGTTATTGTTATATGTAACAACATATATTGCCCAGCTTGCTAAAGAACCTGATTGATTAGATAATAACATTTCTGGAACTCCATCTTGATTAATATCTAAAATTAAGAATTTAACAGAACCACTGTTTTTATATTCTGCATTGTTAGTAAGCCATGTTGTATCTTGTAATAAAGATGCAAATTTTTCTTTAGCATCTTTGGCATTTTTTTGTTTAGATGCTCTTTCATCATTCTTAGAATTTTGTGTACTTGTTGAAGATGATGATTCATTTTCTGTATTAGTTTGTGTTTTAGAATCGGATGATGTATCATCTGCACTTGGTTGCGTAACTCCACTATTTGTTTTGCTTAATGTTTTGTTTTCACTCATCTTAAATTTATTAGTAAAAAATATAGTTGAACCAATTCCAATAATAATTAAAACTATTACTCCTACAAAAATTTTTGCATTTGGTTTTCTTTTAATAATGTTGTGGCTATTATATATTGATTCATTAAGTTTATTACCACACTTACTGCAGTATAAATCTCCTTCTTCACTCTTTTGTCCACATTTCTCACAGTACATGTAATTATTCCTCCTGTTATTCTTTTGTATATAATATTTTACAGTATGTATAATAATCTTGGCAATAAAAGAAATAACTACTATCTTAATATTTAAATCTAAAATTAAATTATATTCAAAATAATAAACGAATTAAGGAGCCTACATTGTTAGTAAACTCCTTAATAATATATTGTGATTTATTTCATTGTAAAATAATCTTTTTAATTGTTTGCTCTTAATATTTTAATTATTAATAAATGTATAAACTTACGTTTAATTAATTTTAATTTGTATATTTTATTAATATTACTACTCTTGTAATTAGTATTATTTATTTAACTTCTTAAAAGATCTTAATATAGTTTTTTTCTCTTCCACTTTTCCTAAAAAGCCTTTTTTAATAATATCATTTAGCTTACTGTCATTTTTTAAGACATTTAGAGCAAGATATTTATATTTATAACTCGAATATACTTGATACATAGCATATT
This genomic interval carries:
- a CDS encoding DUF445 domain-containing protein, which produces MKIKTNHKALISLVIMLIGYMYTLFSRNSIMIMLLQSGFEAGLVGGLADWFAVYALFRYPFGISIPHTALLPNNRDRITASLVSMVENNLLNKSSIINKIHELNVVKKFLELCKDKMYSNEVQSGINYITKSVIYSFSTNEISEYIHKTIIRYLNGLESRKVTHVLTNLYLKHNYEDKILDFLLNKLEEVVNREDIENKISKAAFTAIKNFKADGILEHMLKKGLSVAGEEKVGSIIKEFIILIINELKDVDNSNRVMIIEWIRENIDKISNNENIMQKIDEYKENLISSDYLYDYINKIVNKVQSLLLDYIDNGSYIEETILPLLDNLIDNILKDPVLITKLELYVQGQVSDCINNNHQKIGKLVKENVEKLDNEMLIDLIEDKVGDDLQWIRVNGAICGFLIGLVLGFIRIISL
- a CDS encoding HAD-IC family P-type ATPase, which gives rise to MECLSNLPGRVRFKSLDIYYNTDFSEYIEKYTNSLYGVKYTKVTKNTGSILILYDIHKTTLQILKENIENALSCPLAKDDARLKNFDEYFHSMKNRKAAKIKFLFWSTFYLVLKIKSSIYGKFSASRNLNVLKVASLVTIIGGYPLLKKLYKKLAKSIPTDEDILLELTALSFTILRESSRGVLVLMFKALNDYIKFSSEVESRKALLDSSGYNYRMAWVKSNNDNNILISLDSLKIGDYIYVYKGEVVPAEGIIEDGNALINTLYFTGQSTIFHSKKGLKIYEGTAIISGYLKIKITTLPQLTEKVDISPEKLYIHNRTKGFQDKMTPVALIASSLSSIFTNTILSAFSTLLALSPKASSVALNSGIKNYISLLNKNHIYLRNPNTFENILNVNKIMFDKTGTLTYGKMKIISIDSFDDNYSEMELLKICATCEYENFHPISVTLKDACKNIDINKIDSSVLIPSEGVKANYNSNEVLIGNKKLMENNNIDLSKGNEQYINYQNKFLIPIFIAINQKLVGIIVLDDILRNDSKDLINRLKYNNINDLSIITGDSNVKAKQIGNQLGITKIYSNVNYFEKADIVKHKSTHNTVMMIGDGINDVLAMKAADISISFANSSCNKVKLHSDCIIYDNDLTKIADLISLSQKSYSAITRTILFSNLYNVVLGLIAFCGNLNVFTAKSLNTLNSLLVLLLNQRIRYIKPSKIDDRFYLKQNDNPIKLLN
- a CDS encoding IS256 family transposase: MSKPIDDDFDYKAEVKKCKTIDDVMGKNGLIQRLVKDVLENILEGEMEEHLGRNKYQRAETNDSTKKNYRNGYSTKNLRSSFGDVDLDVPRDRNAEFEPQIIKKYETVCTELDKKVISLYAKGMTTSDIQAEIEDLYGITISPSMVSRITDKVMESAVEWQNRSLDKVYPIVYLDAMYFKVRSNGKIMNKAVYICLGYNMQGYKEILGSWVDEAEGAKFWLKICTDLKNRGVREILIACMDGLKGLPEAIKTVFPSVNIQTCIVHQIRNSVKYIASKDKKEFIKDLKCVYKASTEELALAQLDNLKDKWGDKYAIVIDSWYNNWSHLSTFFTFSPEIRKMIYTTNTLEGFNRQIRKYTKSRTVFPTDESLSKCVYLATMEIIEKWTQPTPNWGRTLAELSIVFEEQLNDELA
- a CDS encoding TFIIB-type zinc ribbon-containing protein, producing MYCEKCGQKSEEGDLYCSKCGNKLNESIYNSHNIIKRKPNAKIFVGVIVLIIIGIGSTIFFTNKFKMSENKTLSKTNSGVTQPSADDTSSDSKTQTNTENESSSSTSTQNSKNDERASKQKNAKDAKEKFASLLQDTTWLTNNAEYKNSGSVKFLILDINQDGVPEMLLSNQSGSLASWAIYVVTYNNNNNNNNVNVQKINTSHGGFAGYLSDEKVFLINGEQMGYGWGTAYKLDNDQCVQVYKWADNAGTGKELEGKINDASVSQAEYKEFTKKFQNADSNYKEFYDINTENINKYLRN